GCGGACCCTCTTACTACAGTGTGTTATAAAGACGGATCAGCGGCATCACTGTGGGTCTGGCGATTTGCTGAGCTATATAAAGACAGTTCTGTTATTCATATGTAGCACATATGTAGTCACCGGTCATTGCCTCCAGTGTATTCACTGCGTTGGCGACAAAGATCTTATCAAGGTTTGTCTGACGTGTGTGAGTGCGTTGCCCTCTGACATAATTCATATATCCTCTGACTCCTGACCTTAAACAGTTGACTaatcaaaaaaaaattcctCTTGGTCAACAGTTTGTCACAAGTGTCAAAGGGCCTTCCTCAAAAGATGATTTCTCGGCTGCAACTCTACGACTGTGAAAAAGGCTGTTGACGCCTTTTATCGGCCGAGCAGCACTTCATCGATTTCTCCTTCTTTTAAGATTCTTGAAGAATTCAGAGGATGTGCGCCCGGTCATGgttcatgtttttcattataAGGCGAACGGTGGTGAGCTGAAAATTAAAAGGTCAGGTGCTTCCCCGAGTTGTCTCTGTTTTGTCTTATCTGAACTTGTTTGCATGATAAAGCTTAATCAGCGCTGCCCTGCACAGGAAGACTCGCTCAGATCTATTTTAGCTCTTTGACAGAGCGGTGACGTTTTGCAAAAGATATGTAAAAATGTGAGGCTTTTAATGAGGCTGCGCTCctctttcaattttttttgagCTCCAACCACCATGACCCTGAGCATCACCACAGCGGTATTCTGGTTTCTTTCTGGTTAAGCCTCCGGCGTTCTGCTGCAGCTAGATCAACTCCTGCTTTTGGGCAACTGAGCACATGAACATGAAGGGAGAGGCATAAAATGTCTTTGCACTGTGTGTGACACTTGGCTGATAGGTCCCCTGTTAAACAGTATAATGCTCACGTGGTCTCTGGATATATTTGTTAAAACTTAGTTGCctgtcactgtgttttctgACAAACATCAATATATGGCTCTAACTCCTCAGTAGAAGTGACACCCTGGaatcttcatgtttcatctGAGTGCCACTGGCAGGGAAACTTCAGACCCCTCCTCCTCGAGATACAGAACTGGGCAGTTGCTGCACATCTTAGCAAAACAGGAAATttcatgtttcctctgctgcttaTAGCAACTGCTTGCATCACATTACTTCTGCATATGTTGACACACTCATACACCCACGCTCAAGCttacacacacccaaacacacgcacacgccatGCACCCACAAGAACGCAGCCACAGTTTTACATAAGGATGTCAAATAGTCGTATAGAGCCGCATGTCAATGAACGAAACTAAGCAATGTAAAGAAAAACTCAACACAATGTTATTTACATACTCTTTTACAATTGCTCCTTCATCAACACAGACACTTTTACAAAAAATTCAGTTCATTACCAAAATACATTCAGTTAACATTTCTCAGTAATATGCTGTGGAgattacaattttattttgggTATCATTATCAATAAGACGTAGACTTCAGACACTTCTTTTTAATCGATTTTTTTAGCATCTGGGGCTTGAACGTGAGAAGAACCATAACTGAGATGCCAACAAATGAAAGACTTATGGACACGAAGAGCAGGATGTACCAGTATATAGATTCCCCAGCTTTGTTGAAACACACAGATGACTCTAAGTGCTGCAATCGCTGCGTTCGGAAGGGATCTTCACATTCGATGTCTGATAGTCCGACcattttgattgtttttgaaTTTTCAAAGGTCCTGAACCATTCTGTTTGGCAGCAGTTGAACGGATTTCCTGTGAGGAAAACAATCTGCAGGTTTGGAGCTAATGCGTTAGCCAGACCTTGGGGGATAGTGGACAGTCTGTTGTCCCTCAAGTCGAGCACTTTCAGATCAAGAGTTAGGAGGGAAGGGGAAACGTGGGCGAGAGAGTTccttgaaatgtttaaaaacttcAGATGTTTAAAATGGGAGAAGTCAAAGTCTTGTATGTCAGTGTTTCCCAAACCTAGATGCTGTAAAGTTCTGCTGAGGCTTTGTATCGATTGCAGGACGAGTCCACGGTTATCGGACAGTTCCAGGTGCGTTAGCGACAACCCTGCAAATGCAGACGATGGAATTAATTCAAGGTTGCATCCTTTGAGGTAAAGCTGCCCAAGGGACACAACATTTCTCCAATCCACACAAGCTGAGACACGGTCTGTACTGATCTCAGCTTCCTCAGCGAGACAAATGTCAATGCGGTTGTAGCTGAGATCCACCGACCTGAGGCTTGGCAGTGAAGAAAATAATCTCGAGGGTAACCTATCAAGATCATTCAGGCTCAGGTTGAAGTAGGTCAGATTGCCAAGAACCGTCAGCGTTCCTTCATCTGCTACAACCTGCTTCAGCCTGTTGTTGCTGATGTCCAGCTCGTACAAGCTGCCAGGGAACTGCTCGGAAGTTAGATTTAAGGATTCCAGACAGTTGGTGCACATTTGAAGTCTTGACAGGAAGGGCATTTTCTGGATGAACCCATAGGGGAAATACTCGACCTGGTTTCCTCTTATATCCAAAATCTCTAGAGAAGAGATGTCCCCATGAAGACTGTCATCCCACAACTCGGCAGTCACATTGCTCACATTCTTCCTCAGGTTGTAGAACTCCACAGTTGTCGTTAAGTTAGGTAACGTGGCATTGTCTGCCAGCTGTTCGTAGAACCTAAGGCGGTTGTGGGACAGGTAAAGGTTGCGTAAGTGACTATGGCTGGgtaagaaaggaaagaagagcaGTTTGTTATCTGAAAGATCAAGTGTCTCCAGCTGGAAAGTGTCATTGAGGTCTTGTCTGGAGATGAACCACTCAATGAAGTTGTGGCTGGCATTGAGGACCACTAGGTGGGTCATGTGGAAGTCTGTTAGGCAAGGCAGGTCGTTGAAGGCCAAGTTGAGCCGCTGGAGCTTGGAATTGCTGCCAAAGGCTCCATCAATCTCGAATATGATGTTCCTTTGCAGGTTGAGCTCTTTCAGCTTGTTCAGGTCCCTGAATGAGGTCTCGTCCAGTCTCCGCAAGAGGTTTCCAGAAAGATTGAGGTACTCTAAGGAAGTCAGATTTTGGAGAAGAGTGGCTGCCATTTCATCCTCCAGTTTGTTCTCTGACAGATCCAGAACTTTGAGACCAGGTAGCTTCTTTAATGCCTGGCTGGTTTCTGGGTAACCGATATACAGATTGTTATTGGCCAAATTGAGGCTTTCTAACAACCTTAAGTCTCGAAAAGTGTTTGATTCTAATTTCTCCAAACTGTTACAAGCTACGCTCAGACTGGTTAGTGAAGGGTAACGGAGCAGAGAGTCGTCCTGTAGTGTTTGGAGGTGATTGTAGTTGAGCTGAAGTTCCTCTATGTTGCGTGGCAGTCCCGGAGGCACAGAACTGAGCTTGGCATCGTTGCAGAGAGCTGTTCTTTGTATCTACAGAGAAAAGAAGAGTACACAAATCAAAGGTAGAGTTAAAGGAGGCATCCACCGCTGAAGCGGAGACAATAGCTGGCTTCTATCAGTTGTCAGACAGTACGTGTTGCAGGGAGCTAGGTTTACCTGTGAAGGATAAATAGTGTAGCCTGTTCTTGTTAGCTTTCCCAGGATTACCATCCCTAGCTTTAAGAATGCAATCCAAACATAAGTTAATGAGTTATTTGTTTAAGGGAGAGAAATCTAACTGGAACAGGAAGTTCCTGTAATAGCCTTTGCACGTTAAGACCACAAATAGTTACTATGTTTTGTATCAGGGTGGTGTTATTCCTCCAAGAGTTTGACATTCttgttaattaattattttaccaGGCTCAAGGACAAAAAGCACAAGGCAGCATTTCATAGTCTCACATAGATGTTAGTGAGACTCTTCATATTAAACGTATGAAATCAAAATCGAGAAAGAATTAGTTTATCACAAGCTCTGCTGTTCAATTCAAAGGGCCAGTCCAAACATTGcgataaacacacagatttttacctccgccaaggaggttatggttTCAATAGCGTTGTCtgattgttttttatgtgaCAAACGATTCACCTGATTTTCATGAAATACCCCAAAAAGTATTCGATAAATCAGGGGACGGATCCAgggatttgtgttttattttatttaatataaggcccattaaataaatagaaaatgttgatatttttaGAGCACTGatatttatcagtgtgtgtaattttgtgcagatccaaataaaaatgtggatctGGTCAATTTAAACCTGGTTTCGaaatgggactgttgggcctttgggTGAGATATTTGCCCTACAGAGTTAATTTACAAGTTTTGGTCGCTcaggtacatttgaataaatctgTCAATTTATATCCCAGGCAATCTGGATTTAGTTGCAAATGAAGATGGCTTCTTTGGTTCATCTTTATCATTTAATAGTTAAAATCTTAAACTCTTTGTTGCTGGTTCTTTCATTCatcatgaacattttaaaaacacacacaaccagataCTGGGCCTTCAGACCAAACCATAATTACTAAGGACTAACACAGAAACTTGGATCTTTATAGTGCTCCTCAGATTTCACAACCAGCTGCCGAGTGAAGGTGAGACCTCTTACCAGCCGACATTCGCTGAGCTGTGGATGACCCCATGCTGGGCTCGGTATAATCCAGACGGGTAACAAGCAGAGCAGGATGGGAGTGAGTCCGTGGACTGGCATTTTAACATCTTTACTGTTGACAAtaagacacagggagagagaaattaGACGCTGAATGATGTCTTATTCTACAACATTAGATCCTTTCGTTTAATTTGATCTAAAACTTTACAACTTCTTAATACCTGCGTACTGTGATCTGAATGTAAAGTCTGGTATCATGAAATGAGAAACCGTGTCTTGAAATGTTTGCTCTGTTCATGAAGAGTTGGAGAAATCAACATCTTTATCAAAGTGCTGATTGCCACAGGCGTTTACATTCAACCTTGAAAAACTTGaaaaacttgaaaaacaaaaaaatgtccagGCATTgagattttcatttatttattttattctgaaggttTTGTGGTCTGGTCCTGGCGAACACCTCTTTGAATCTTTGAGCAAATTTGTTTTGCTGTCATATCTTAGGCTTTAACGGCGACTTGAAAATGACGTGTCCACTTCATATGTCTCTCATGGTCGAG
The window above is part of the Platichthys flesus chromosome 21, fPlaFle2.1, whole genome shotgun sequence genome. Proteins encoded here:
- the nrros gene encoding transforming growth factor beta activator LRRC33 is translated as MPVHGLTPILLCLLPVWIIPSPAWGHPQLSECRLIQRTALCNDAKLSSVPPGLPRNIEELQLNYNHLQTLQDDSLLRYPSLTSLSVACNSLEKLESNTFRDLRLLESLNLANNNLYIGYPETSQALKKLPGLKVLDLSENKLEDEMAATLLQNLTSLEYLNLSGNLLRRLDETSFRDLNKLKELNLQRNIIFEIDGAFGSNSKLQRLNLAFNDLPCLTDFHMTHLVVLNASHNFIEWFISRQDLNDTFQLETLDLSDNKLLFFPFLPSHSHLRNLYLSHNRLRFYEQLADNATLPNLTTTVEFYNLRKNVSNVTAELWDDSLHGDISSLEILDIRGNQVEYFPYGFIQKMPFLSRLQMCTNCLESLNLTSEQFPGSLYELDISNNRLKQVVADEGTLTVLGNLTYFNLSLNDLDRLPSRLFSSLPSLRSVDLSYNRIDICLAEEAEISTDRVSACVDWRNVVSLGQLYLKGCNLELIPSSAFAGLSLTHLELSDNRGLVLQSIQSLSRTLQHLGLGNTDIQDFDFSHFKHLKFLNISRNSLAHVSPSLLTLDLKVLDLRDNRLSTIPQGLANALAPNLQIVFLTGNPFNCCQTEWFRTFENSKTIKMVGLSDIECEDPFRTQRLQHLESSVCFNKAGESIYWYILLFVSISLSFVGISVMVLLTFKPQMLKKSIKKKCLKSTSY